The following are from one region of the Klebsiella aerogenes genome:
- a CDS encoding cupin domain-containing protein, whose translation MAYQLNINWPEFLEKYWQKQPVVLKKAFPNFIDPITPDELAGLAMEPEVDSRLVSLVNGKWQASNGPFEHFDGLGETGWSLLAQAVNHWHMPAAELVRPFRVLPDWRLDDLMISFSVPGGGVGPHIDQYDVFIIQGMGSRRWRVGDKLPMRQFCPHPALLHVDPFPPIIDEDLEPGDILYIPPGFPHDGVTHETALNYSVGFRGPNGRDLISSFADYVLENDLGGEHYSDPDLTCREHPGRVEEYELERLRNMMIDMIRQPEDFKQWFGSFVTTPRHELDIAPAEPAYEEEEVVDALMGGEKLSRLSGLRVLHIGDSFFVHSEQLDTTDAEALDALCRYTSLGQEELGTGLQNPAFVSELTRLINQGYWYFEE comes from the coding sequence ATGGCTTATCAACTCAACATTAACTGGCCCGAGTTTTTAGAGAAGTACTGGCAAAAGCAGCCGGTCGTATTAAAGAAGGCGTTCCCGAACTTCATCGACCCCATCACGCCGGACGAACTGGCCGGGTTAGCCATGGAGCCGGAAGTCGATAGCCGGCTGGTCAGTCTGGTCAACGGTAAATGGCAGGCCAGTAACGGTCCCTTTGAACATTTCGACGGGTTGGGCGAAACCGGCTGGTCATTGCTGGCCCAGGCGGTAAACCACTGGCATATGCCCGCCGCCGAGCTGGTGCGCCCCTTCCGCGTACTGCCGGACTGGCGTTTAGACGACCTGATGATCTCCTTTTCCGTCCCCGGCGGCGGCGTGGGCCCACATATCGATCAGTATGACGTCTTTATTATTCAGGGCATGGGCAGCCGCCGCTGGCGCGTGGGTGACAAGCTGCCAATGCGTCAGTTCTGTCCACATCCGGCGCTGCTGCACGTCGATCCGTTCCCGCCAATCATTGATGAAGATCTGGAACCGGGCGATATCCTCTATATTCCACCAGGATTCCCGCACGACGGCGTGACCCACGAAACGGCGCTGAACTACTCTGTCGGCTTCCGTGGGCCAAACGGTCGCGACCTGATCAGCAGCTTCGCCGACTATGTACTGGAAAACGATCTCGGCGGCGAGCACTACAGCGACCCGGATCTCACCTGCCGCGAACACCCCGGCCGGGTTGAAGAGTATGAGCTTGAACGCCTGCGCAACATGATGATCGACATGATTCGCCAGCCGGAAGACTTCAAGCAGTGGTTCGGCAGTTTCGTGACCACGCCGCGCCACGAGCTGGATATTGCGCCGGCGGAACCGGCATATGAAGAAGAGGAAGTGGTCGATGCGCTGATGGGCGGCGAAAAGCTTTCCCGCCTCAGCGGCCTGCGCGTTCTGCATATCGGCGATAGCTTCTTCGTACATAGCGAGCAATTGGACACCACCGATGCCGAAGCGCTGGACGCGCTGTGCCGCTATACCTCATTAGGTCAAGAAGAGCTCGGCACCGGCCTACAGAATCCGGCGTTTGTGAGCGAACTGACGCGCCTGATTAATCAGGGCTACTGGTACTTCGAAGAGTAA
- a CDS encoding Cu(+)/Ag(+) sensor histidine kinase encodes MAAKRPFSLATRLTFFISLATIIAFFAFTWIMIHSVKAHFEERDVHDLKQLSTTLETVLNHADYPQARRLEILKNIIDGYANVFICLDDTQGNILFQSPNGPDLSHIMSAPGLAMQLRDGNVISWTDPQPRAMTHDNHQMETRSWRLIMLPLGKQADGKPAWHLLMALSIDFHLHYINELKAKLISAASIISLLIIAIMLFVVYQGHKPIRQISRQIQNITSRDLDVRLDPQAVPIELERLALSFNHMLERMEDVFTRQSNFSADIAHEIRTPITNLVTQTEIALSQSRSPQELEEVLYSNLEEFSRMSRMVSDMLFLAQADNNQLIPEQRALDLADEVNKVFEFFEAWAEEKEVTLRFAGSHCRVIGDPLMLRRAISNLLSNAIRYTPAGQAVTIQLSESAEKARLVVENPGTPIAAEHLPRLFDRFYRVDPSRQRKGEGSGIGLAIVKSIVSAHHGSVAVQSDLRSTRFIVVLPKYAQYG; translated from the coding sequence ATGGCCGCTAAGCGCCCCTTTTCGTTGGCGACCCGGCTGACCTTTTTCATCAGCCTCGCCACCATCATTGCTTTCTTTGCCTTCACCTGGATCATGATCCATTCGGTGAAAGCCCACTTTGAAGAGCGCGACGTACACGATCTCAAACAGCTCAGCACCACGCTCGAGACGGTGCTCAACCATGCCGATTATCCGCAGGCGCGGCGGCTGGAGATCTTAAAAAACATTATTGATGGATACGCTAACGTCTTCATCTGCCTTGACGATACCCAGGGCAACATTTTGTTTCAGTCACCGAACGGACCGGACCTCAGCCATATTATGAGCGCGCCTGGGCTGGCGATGCAGTTGCGCGATGGTAATGTGATTTCATGGACCGACCCGCAACCGCGGGCGATGACGCACGATAATCATCAGATGGAGACCCGCTCCTGGCGGCTGATTATGCTGCCGCTCGGCAAGCAGGCGGACGGTAAACCGGCCTGGCATCTACTGATGGCTTTATCGATCGATTTTCACCTGCACTATATTAATGAGCTCAAGGCGAAGCTGATTTCGGCGGCGTCGATAATCAGCCTGTTGATCATCGCCATCATGCTATTTGTGGTGTATCAGGGGCATAAGCCGATTCGTCAGATTAGCCGCCAAATCCAGAATATCACTTCGCGGGATCTCGACGTGCGTCTTGATCCGCAGGCGGTGCCCATTGAGCTTGAACGGCTGGCGCTGTCGTTTAACCATATGCTGGAGCGCATGGAGGATGTGTTTACCCGTCAGTCCAACTTCTCCGCGGATATCGCCCATGAAATCCGTACGCCGATTACCAATCTGGTGACGCAAACCGAAATCGCCTTAAGCCAGAGCCGCAGTCCGCAGGAGCTGGAAGAGGTGCTTTATTCCAATCTCGAAGAGTTCTCGCGCATGTCGCGGATGGTCAGCGATATGTTGTTCCTCGCCCAGGCCGATAATAACCAACTGATCCCTGAACAACGGGCGCTGGATCTGGCTGATGAAGTGAATAAGGTGTTTGAGTTCTTTGAAGCGTGGGCGGAGGAGAAAGAGGTAACGCTGCGCTTTGCCGGCAGCCACTGCCGGGTGATTGGCGATCCGCTGATGTTGCGGCGAGCGATCAGCAATCTGCTGTCGAACGCGATTCGCTATACGCCGGCCGGGCAGGCGGTAACCATCCAACTGAGTGAAAGCGCCGAGAAGGCCCGCCTGGTGGTGGAGAACCCCGGCACGCCGATTGCCGCCGAGCACCTGCCACGGCTGTTTGACCGTTTCTACCGCGTCGACCCATCGCGCCAGCGCAAAGGCGAGGGCAGCGGGATTGGCCTCGCGATTGTGAAATCCATTGTCAGCGCCCACCACGGCAGCGTAGCGGTGCAGTCCGATCTGCGCTCTACGCGGTTTATTGTGGTATTGCCGAAATATGCGCAATATGGCTGA
- the cusR gene encoding copper response regulator transcription factor CusR gives MKILIVEDEKKTGEYLTKGLTEAGFVVDLADNGLNGYHLAMTSDYDLLILDIMLPDVNGWDIVRMLRAANKGMPILLLTALGTIEHRVKGLELGADDYLVKPFAFAELLARVRTLLRRGAAVMVESQFQAADLSVDLVSRKVTRGATRITLTSKEFTLLEFFLRHQGEVLPRSLIASQVWDMNFDSDTNAIDVAVKRLRAKIDNDFEPKLIQTVRGVGYMLEVPDGR, from the coding sequence GTGAAGATTTTGATTGTCGAAGATGAGAAAAAAACCGGGGAGTACCTGACCAAAGGGCTCACCGAAGCCGGATTCGTCGTCGACCTGGCCGACAACGGCCTGAATGGCTATCACCTGGCGATGACCAGCGACTACGATCTACTGATCCTCGATATCATGCTGCCGGACGTGAACGGTTGGGATATCGTGCGGATGCTGCGTGCCGCCAATAAAGGCATGCCGATCCTGCTGCTCACCGCGCTCGGCACCATCGAGCACCGGGTGAAGGGGTTGGAACTGGGGGCCGATGACTATCTGGTGAAGCCATTCGCCTTCGCTGAACTGCTGGCGCGGGTGCGTACGCTGCTGCGCCGCGGGGCGGCGGTAATGGTCGAAAGCCAGTTTCAGGCGGCGGATCTCAGCGTCGATCTGGTCAGCCGCAAGGTGACGCGCGGCGCGACTCGTATCACCCTGACCAGCAAAGAGTTCACCCTGCTGGAGTTCTTCCTGCGCCATCAGGGCGAGGTGCTGCCGCGTTCGCTGATTGCATCGCAGGTCTGGGATATGAATTTCGACAGCGATACTAACGCCATCGACGTGGCGGTGAAGCGGCTGCGCGCCAAAATCGATAACGACTTCGAGCCGAAGCTGATCCAGACCGTGCGTGGCGTTGGCTATATGCTTGAGGTGCCGGATGGCCGCTAA
- a CDS encoding efflux transporter outer membrane subunit: MRPIKFLTLSVVFALTGCLSLAPDYQRPAAPVPQQFSLSQNKLVTATAGYQETGWRTFFVDPQVKSLISTALTNNRDLRMATLKVQEARAQYRVTDADRYPQLNGDASTTYGGKLKGDTSTSSDYAAGLNLSYDLDFFGRLKNLSEADRQNFFASEEARRAVHILLIANVSQSYFNQRLAAAQLQVANDTLRNYQQSYAFVEKQLLTGSTTVLALEQARGMIESTRADIAKRQGQLAQANNALQLLLGSYQRLPDDSASRVADLKSVTLPPSLSSEILLQRPDILEAEHSLQAANANIGAARAAFFPSITLTSSLSGSSSELSSLFNAGSAMWNFIPKIELPIFNAGRNQANLDLAEIRQQQQVVNYEQKIQSAFKEVADALALRQSLADQIAAQQRYLASLDITLQRATALYRHGAVSYIEVLSAQRDIFTTRQTLLELNYSRQANEITLFTALGGGWME; this comes from the coding sequence ATGCGCCCAATAAAGTTTCTTACTCTCAGCGTGGTATTCGCCTTAACCGGCTGTCTCTCGCTCGCTCCGGACTATCAGCGCCCCGCCGCGCCGGTGCCGCAGCAGTTCTCCCTCAGCCAGAATAAGCTGGTCACCGCGACGGCGGGTTATCAGGAGACCGGCTGGCGGACTTTTTTCGTCGACCCGCAGGTGAAAAGCCTGATTAGCACCGCGCTGACCAATAACCGCGATCTGCGTATGGCGACGCTGAAAGTACAGGAAGCCCGCGCACAATACCGGGTGACCGATGCCGACCGTTATCCGCAGCTTAACGGCGATGCCAGCACTACCTACGGCGGCAAACTCAAAGGCGACACCTCCACCAGCAGCGATTATGCCGCCGGGTTAAATCTCAGCTATGACCTCGACTTCTTTGGCCGGTTGAAAAACCTCAGCGAAGCCGATCGACAAAACTTCTTCGCCAGCGAAGAGGCGCGGCGCGCGGTGCATATCCTGTTGATTGCAAACGTATCCCAAAGCTACTTCAACCAGCGTCTGGCAGCGGCGCAGTTGCAGGTCGCCAACGACACCCTGCGGAACTATCAGCAGTCCTACGCGTTCGTCGAAAAACAGCTGCTGACCGGCAGCACCACCGTGCTGGCGCTGGAGCAGGCGCGTGGGATGATCGAAAGCACCCGCGCCGATATCGCGAAGCGGCAAGGCCAGCTGGCGCAGGCTAACAACGCCCTGCAACTGCTGCTCGGCAGCTACCAGCGCCTGCCGGACGATAGCGCCAGCCGCGTCGCGGACCTCAAAAGCGTGACCCTGCCGCCGTCGCTCTCCTCAGAGATCCTGCTACAGCGACCGGATATTTTAGAAGCCGAACACAGTCTGCAGGCGGCGAACGCCAATATCGGCGCCGCGCGGGCGGCCTTTTTCCCGTCGATTACGTTGACCAGCTCGCTCTCCGGCAGCAGCAGCGAGCTCTCCAGCCTGTTCAACGCCGGTAGCGCGATGTGGAACTTCATCCCCAAAATCGAGCTGCCGATTTTCAACGCCGGGCGCAACCAGGCCAACCTCGACCTGGCGGAGATCCGCCAACAGCAGCAGGTGGTCAACTATGAGCAAAAAATCCAGTCCGCGTTTAAAGAGGTGGCCGACGCGCTGGCCCTGCGCCAGAGCCTGGCCGATCAGATTGCCGCTCAGCAGCGTTATCTCGCCTCGCTGGACATCACCCTGCAGCGCGCCACCGCGCTCTATCGCCACGGTGCGGTCAGCTACATCGAAGTGCTGAGCGCCCAGCGCGACATTTTCACCACCCGACAAACCCTGCTGGAACTCAACTATTCCCGTCAGGCGAATGAAATCACCCTGTTCACCGCCCTTGGCGGCGGCTGGATGGAATAA
- the cusF gene encoding cation efflux system protein CusF, producing MNALSKTTLFVLFSGVMFAAQAADPHAGMAMHEQPATEQAQRINGKGVIKAIDMDSQKITIAHDAIPAVNWPPMTMRFTITPQTHLNNVKDGDSVAFTFVQQGNLSLLQDIRAN from the coding sequence ATGAATGCACTGTCTAAAACCACCCTGTTCGTCCTGTTCTCTGGCGTGATGTTCGCCGCACAAGCCGCCGATCCGCACGCTGGTATGGCGATGCATGAACAGCCCGCCACCGAACAGGCGCAACGCATCAACGGCAAAGGCGTGATTAAAGCGATTGATATGGATAGCCAAAAAATCACCATCGCTCACGATGCCATCCCGGCGGTGAACTGGCCGCCGATGACCATGCGCTTCACCATCACGCCGCAGACACACCTCAACAATGTGAAAGACGGCGACAGCGTGGCCTTCACCTTCGTTCAGCAGGGCAATCTGTCGCTGTTGCAGGATATCCGCGCCAACTAA
- a CDS encoding efflux RND transporter periplasmic adaptor subunit yields MASLTLKNTALILGSMVIGGALTVALYARLAPAHDTAAPTSEQQRNVLFWYDPMYPNTRFDKPGKSPFMDMDLVPKYADEEAATASTPGVRIDPTQTQNLGVKTAAVTRGPLRYVQTFPASVSYNEYQYVIMQARAAGFIDKVYPLTISDKVKQGTPLLELTIPDWVEAQSEYLLLLETGGTATQVEGILERLRLAGMPDDDIRRLKSTRKIQTRFTLKAPIDGVITAFDLRAGMNIAKDNVVAKIQGMDPVWISVAVPESIAWRIKDPSQFAIQVPAWPDKTFSINKWTILPSVDSATRTLQLRLQVNNPDEALKPGMNAYLKLTTESAPMLLIPSKALIDSGSEQRVITVDNEGRFVPKIVQVFHESAGVTAIRSGLQEGENVVASGLFLIDSEANISGALERMRAQAPTASAPVGHAH; encoded by the coding sequence ATGGCATCCCTGACACTCAAAAACACGGCGCTGATCCTCGGCAGCATGGTGATTGGTGGCGCACTAACCGTGGCGCTGTACGCCCGGCTGGCACCGGCCCACGACACCGCGGCCCCGACATCCGAACAACAGCGCAACGTACTGTTCTGGTACGACCCTATGTACCCAAACACCCGCTTCGATAAACCGGGTAAATCGCCGTTTATGGATATGGATCTGGTGCCGAAATACGCCGATGAGGAGGCCGCCACCGCCAGTACGCCGGGCGTACGTATCGATCCGACGCAGACCCAGAACCTCGGCGTGAAAACCGCCGCGGTGACGCGCGGGCCGCTGCGCTACGTCCAGACATTCCCGGCTAGCGTCAGCTATAACGAATACCAGTACGTGATTATGCAGGCGCGGGCGGCGGGCTTCATCGATAAAGTCTATCCGCTGACCATCAGCGACAAAGTGAAACAAGGCACGCCGCTGCTTGAGCTGACCATCCCCGACTGGGTGGAAGCACAGAGCGAATATCTGCTGTTGCTGGAAACCGGCGGTACCGCCACGCAGGTCGAGGGGATCCTCGAACGTCTGCGCCTCGCCGGGATGCCGGATGACGATATTCGCCGCCTGAAATCCACACGCAAAATCCAGACCCGCTTTACCCTCAAAGCGCCGATCGACGGGGTGATCACCGCCTTCGATCTGCGCGCCGGAATGAACATCGCCAAAGATAACGTGGTGGCGAAAATTCAGGGTATGGATCCGGTGTGGATCAGCGTGGCGGTTCCGGAATCCATCGCCTGGCGGATTAAAGACCCTTCGCAGTTCGCGATTCAGGTTCCCGCCTGGCCGGACAAAACCTTCAGCATCAACAAATGGACGATTTTACCCAGCGTTGATAGCGCCACCCGCACCCTGCAGTTGCGCCTGCAGGTCAACAACCCGGATGAAGCGCTGAAGCCGGGGATGAACGCGTATCTGAAACTGACCACTGAAAGCGCGCCGATGCTGCTGATCCCGTCGAAAGCGTTGATCGACAGCGGCAGCGAGCAGCGGGTTATTACCGTGGATAACGAGGGCCGCTTCGTGCCGAAAATCGTGCAGGTATTTCATGAATCCGCTGGCGTCACGGCCATTCGCAGCGGGCTGCAGGAGGGCGAGAACGTGGTTGCCAGCGGGCTATTCCTGATCGACTCGGAAGCCAATATCTCCGGCGCGCTGGAGCGCATGCGCGCGCAGGCTCCCACGGCATCGGCCCCTGTCGGCCACGCGCACTGA
- a CDS encoding CusA/CzcA family heavy metal efflux RND transporter — MIEWIIRRSVANRFLVMMAALFLSIWGTWTIVHTPVDALPDLSDVQVIVKTSYPGQAPQIVENQVTWPLTTTMLSVPGAKTVRGFSQFGDSYVYVIFEDGTDPYWARSRVLEYLNQVQGKLPAGVSAEMGPDATGVGWIFEYALVDRRGKHDLAELRSLQDWFLKYELKTIPDVSEVASVGGVVKEYQIVVDPMKLTQYGISLGEVKSALDASNQESGGSSVELAEAEYMVRASGYLQTLDDFKNIVLKTGDNGVPVYLGDVARVQIGPEMRRGIAELNGEGEVAGGVVILRSGKNARQVISAVKEKLAALQSSLPEGVEVVTTYDRSQLIDRAIDNLSHKLLEEFIVVALVCALFLWHVRSALVAIISLPLGLCFAFIMMHFQGLNANIMSLGGIAIAVGAMVDAAIVMIENAHKRLEEWEHQHPGQKLGNDTRWKIITDASVEVGPALFISLLIITLSFIPIFTLEGQEGKLFGPLAFTKTWSMAGAALLAIAVIPILMGFWIRGRIPAENSNPLNRFLIRIYHPLLLKVLHWPKTTLLIALLSILTVIWPLNRVGGEFLPQINEGDLLYMPSTLPGISASQAADMLQKTDKLIMTVPEVARVFGKTGKAETATDSAPLEMVETTIQLKPQDQWRPGMTMEKIVEELDNTVRLPGLANLWVPPIRNRIDMLSTGIKSPIGIKVSGTNLADIDAIAEQIEVVARTVPGVTSALAERLVGGRYLNIDIHREKAARYGMTIGDVQLFVSSAIGGAMVGETVEGVERYPINIRYPQSYRDSPETLRQLPILTPQKQQIVLGDVAEVKVVSGPSMLKTENARPTSWIYIDARDRDMVSVVRDLQQAIGKEVKLKPGISVSYSGQFELLERANQKLKLMVPMTLMIIFVLLYLAFRRVGEALLIITSVPFALVGGIWFLYWMGFHLSVATGTGFIALAGVAAEFGVVMLMYLRHAIEAEPSLENPQTFSADKLDEALYQGAVLRVRPKAMTVAVIIAGLLPILWGTGAGSEVMSRIAAPMIGGMITAPLLSLFIIPAAYKLMWLYRHRRKQGE; from the coding sequence ATGATTGAATGGATTATCCGCCGCTCGGTAGCCAACCGTTTTCTGGTGATGATGGCAGCGCTGTTTCTCAGTATCTGGGGCACCTGGACTATCGTTCACACCCCGGTGGATGCCCTGCCGGATCTCTCCGACGTGCAGGTGATCGTCAAAACCAGCTACCCGGGACAGGCGCCGCAGATTGTCGAAAACCAGGTCACCTGGCCGCTGACCACGACGATGCTGTCGGTGCCCGGCGCCAAAACGGTGCGCGGCTTCTCGCAGTTCGGCGACTCCTACGTGTATGTGATATTTGAAGACGGCACCGACCCCTACTGGGCGCGTTCGCGAGTGCTGGAGTATCTCAACCAGGTACAGGGCAAACTGCCCGCCGGGGTCAGCGCCGAAATGGGCCCGGACGCCACCGGCGTCGGCTGGATCTTCGAATACGCGCTGGTCGATCGCCGCGGCAAGCACGACCTCGCCGAACTGCGCTCGCTACAGGACTGGTTCTTAAAGTATGAGCTGAAAACCATTCCTGACGTCTCAGAAGTGGCGTCGGTCGGCGGCGTGGTCAAGGAGTACCAGATTGTCGTCGATCCGATGAAGCTGACCCAGTACGGCATCAGCCTCGGCGAGGTAAAATCAGCGCTGGATGCCTCTAACCAGGAATCAGGTGGTTCTTCCGTCGAGCTGGCGGAAGCCGAATATATGGTACGCGCCAGCGGTTACCTGCAAACCCTCGACGATTTCAAAAACATCGTGCTGAAAACCGGCGATAACGGCGTGCCCGTGTATCTCGGCGACGTCGCGCGGGTACAAATCGGCCCCGAGATGCGCCGCGGCATCGCTGAGCTTAACGGCGAGGGCGAAGTGGCTGGCGGCGTGGTGATCCTGCGCTCCGGCAAAAATGCCCGCCAGGTTATCTCGGCGGTCAAAGAGAAGCTGGCCGCCCTGCAAAGCAGCTTGCCGGAAGGGGTCGAAGTGGTCACCACTTATGACCGCAGCCAGTTGATTGACCGCGCCATCGACAATCTCAGCCACAAACTACTGGAAGAGTTTATCGTCGTCGCGCTGGTCTGCGCCCTGTTCTTGTGGCACGTGCGCTCGGCGCTGGTGGCGATTATTTCGCTGCCGCTCGGCCTGTGCTTCGCCTTTATCATGATGCATTTCCAGGGGCTCAACGCCAACATCATGTCGCTGGGCGGGATTGCGATTGCGGTGGGGGCGATGGTCGATGCCGCCATCGTGATGATTGAGAACGCCCATAAACGGCTGGAGGAGTGGGAGCATCAGCATCCGGGGCAGAAGCTCGGCAACGACACGCGCTGGAAAATCATTACCGATGCCTCGGTGGAAGTCGGCCCGGCGCTGTTTATCAGCCTGCTGATCATTACCCTGTCGTTTATCCCGATTTTCACCCTCGAAGGCCAGGAGGGGAAATTGTTCGGCCCGCTGGCCTTCACCAAAACCTGGTCGATGGCCGGAGCCGCGCTGCTGGCGATCGCGGTGATCCCGATCCTGATGGGGTTCTGGATCCGCGGCAGGATCCCGGCGGAGAACAGCAACCCGCTGAACCGCTTTTTGATCCGCATTTACCATCCGCTGCTATTGAAGGTGCTGCACTGGCCAAAGACCACCCTGCTGATCGCCCTGTTGTCGATCCTGACGGTTATCTGGCCGCTTAACCGGGTCGGCGGCGAGTTTCTGCCGCAGATCAACGAGGGCGATCTGCTGTATATGCCGTCGACGCTACCGGGGATCTCCGCCTCGCAGGCGGCGGATATGTTGCAGAAGACCGATAAGCTGATCATGACGGTACCGGAGGTGGCGCGGGTGTTCGGCAAAACCGGCAAGGCTGAGACCGCCACCGACTCGGCGCCGCTGGAGATGGTGGAGACCACCATTCAGCTCAAGCCGCAGGATCAGTGGCGGCCAGGGATGACCATGGAGAAGATCGTCGAGGAGCTGGATAACACCGTACGCCTACCGGGGCTGGCGAACCTGTGGGTGCCGCCGATCCGCAACCGCATCGACATGCTCTCCACCGGTATCAAGAGCCCGATTGGGATTAAGGTTTCCGGCACCAACCTGGCCGATATCGACGCCATCGCCGAGCAGATTGAAGTGGTGGCGCGCACCGTGCCAGGCGTAACGTCAGCGTTAGCCGAGCGGCTGGTCGGCGGGCGCTATCTCAATATTGATATTCATCGCGAGAAGGCGGCCCGCTATGGCATGACCATCGGCGACGTGCAGCTGTTTGTCTCGTCCGCCATCGGCGGGGCGATGGTCGGTGAAACGGTAGAAGGCGTCGAGCGTTACCCGATCAACATCCGCTACCCGCAGAGCTATCGTGACAGCCCGGAGACCCTGCGCCAGTTGCCGATCCTCACGCCGCAGAAGCAGCAGATCGTGCTGGGCGATGTCGCCGAAGTTAAGGTCGTCAGCGGGCCATCGATGCTGAAGACCGAGAACGCCCGCCCGACCAGTTGGATCTACATCGATGCCCGCGACCGCGACATGGTGTCGGTGGTACGCGATCTGCAGCAGGCCATCGGCAAAGAGGTGAAGCTGAAGCCGGGTATCAGCGTGTCGTATTCCGGGCAGTTTGAACTGCTGGAGCGCGCCAATCAGAAGCTGAAGCTGATGGTGCCAATGACGCTGATGATCATCTTTGTACTGCTGTACCTGGCGTTCCGCCGCGTCGGCGAGGCGCTGCTGATTATCACCAGCGTGCCGTTCGCCCTCGTCGGCGGGATCTGGTTCCTCTACTGGATGGGGTTCCATCTGTCGGTGGCCACCGGCACCGGCTTTATCGCCCTCGCCGGGGTGGCGGCGGAGTTTGGCGTGGTGATGCTGATGTACCTGCGCCACGCCATCGAGGCGGAACCGTCGCTGGAGAACCCGCAGACCTTCAGCGCCGATAAGCTCGACGAAGCGCTGTATCAGGGCGCGGTGTTGCGCGTGCGGCCCAAGGCGATGACCGTGGCGGTGATTATCGCCGGCCTGCTGCCGATTCTGTGGGGCACCGGCGCCGGTTCGGAGGTGATGAGCCGCATCGCCGCACCGATGATTGGCGGAATGATCACCGCCCCGCTGCTGTCGCTGTTTATTATTCCGGCAGCGTATAAGCTGATGTGGTTGTACCGACATCGGCGCAAACAGGGCGAATAA
- a CDS encoding DUF1294 domain-containing protein produces MKLGYFCYFLLALAAVGCVFLPYSFAMWFLLANVLTWLIYGIDKLAARKAWSRVPESTLLTFGLLGGWPGAMVGQRCFRHKTQKQPFRTYFFISIVLNVVALVGGYWLYWNYGQ; encoded by the coding sequence ATGAAGCTCGGTTACTTTTGTTATTTCCTGCTGGCCCTCGCCGCCGTCGGCTGCGTATTCCTGCCCTATTCCTTTGCGATGTGGTTCCTGCTGGCGAACGTGCTGACCTGGCTCATCTACGGTATCGACAAATTAGCCGCCCGCAAGGCCTGGAGCCGAGTCCCGGAATCTACTCTGCTGACATTCGGCCTGCTCGGCGGGTGGCCTGGCGCAATGGTCGGGCAGCGCTGCTTTCGGCATAAAACCCAGAAACAGCCGTTCAGGACGTACTTCTTTATTAGCATCGTGCTGAATGTTGTAGCGCTGGTTGGGGGATATTGGCTGTATTGGAATTATGGGCAGTAA
- a CDS encoding HNH endonuclease, whose product MPSSKTLQQAIADMNIWRKGEQRAPHKPLLLLHVLSHYQRGHLRMFDYASEVRDDLHSLLERFGPQRAQYRPDMPFWRLQGDGFWELFNAEQCSTEGSRQPPPKELETYHVAGGFDEEHFALLSRNKKLINTLAHQILQAHFPESIQEEIADEMEFDIQQIRKERDPLFRQQVLRAYNYECAICGFNMRHDNTSVALEAAHIKWKQHGGPCEIPNGLALCAIHHKAFDKGSIGLDEHMRVQVSPAVNGGGIVGKLFWDFDGKPLGLPQGKGHYPKDGFVEWHRREVFRG is encoded by the coding sequence ATGCCCTCCAGTAAAACTCTGCAACAAGCGATCGCCGATATGAATATCTGGCGCAAGGGCGAACAACGCGCCCCGCATAAACCCCTGCTGCTTCTGCACGTTCTGTCGCACTATCAGCGCGGGCATTTGCGGATGTTCGATTACGCCTCAGAGGTACGCGATGACCTGCATAGCCTGTTGGAACGTTTTGGCCCTCAGCGCGCGCAATACCGCCCCGATATGCCCTTCTGGCGATTACAAGGCGACGGCTTTTGGGAATTGTTCAACGCTGAGCAATGCTCGACTGAAGGCAGTAGACAACCGCCACCCAAAGAGCTGGAGACCTATCATGTCGCGGGTGGCTTTGACGAAGAGCACTTCGCCCTCCTGAGCAGAAATAAGAAGCTGATTAACACCCTGGCGCATCAGATCCTGCAGGCGCATTTTCCGGAGAGTATTCAGGAAGAGATCGCCGATGAAATGGAGTTTGATATCCAGCAAATCCGCAAAGAACGCGATCCGCTTTTTCGCCAGCAGGTGCTGCGCGCCTATAACTATGAATGCGCCATCTGCGGCTTCAACATGCGCCATGACAATACCTCCGTCGCGCTGGAAGCGGCCCACATCAAATGGAAACAACACGGCGGCCCCTGTGAAATTCCCAACGGTCTGGCACTGTGCGCCATTCATCATAAGGCGTTTGATAAAGGCTCAATTGGCCTGGATGAACATATGCGAGTACAGGTTTCTCCGGCAGTTAACGGTGGCGGAATTGTCGGCAAGCTGTTCTGGGATTTTGATGGTAAGCCGCTTGGGCTACCGCAAGGGAAGGGGCATTACCCGAAGGATGGGTTCGTGGAGTGGCACAGGAGGGAAGTGTTTAGGGGGTGA